Genomic segment of Rhodocaloribacter litoris:
ACGTCGTCGGGGGCCCGGAGGGTGCGGACGAACCGGTTGTTGAGGGCTACGTCGAGGCGGCTCCGGAGGTTGAGGCGGCCCCGGATCGGGGTTTCCAGTTCGACGAAGGCGAAGAGGGTGTCGCTGGTGGTGGCCTCGACGGTTTCGGAGAGGCGGTCGGTCGGTACGTTGCGGTTGAGGAACGAGTTGGCCTGGTAGGCGTCGCGGCGGAAGGAGGCGAGCCGCACTTCCGTCGTCAGGCGGGTGGCTTCGAAGGTGCGCTCGGCGCGCCCGTGCAGGCGGAGCATCCGCCCGCGCCGGGGCGTGATGAACTGCCATGTCCCCTCGCCTTCGAGCCGGAGGTGGTAGGCGTCGACGGGTGGGGGCGTCAGGGCCAGGCGCACGCCGGCGGCCGGGCCGGCGTCGGTGCGCAGGGGGGGCGGGGTGCCGGCCTCGGTCAGCGCGCCGGGCCGCTGGTCCAGCGCCAGCCCCACCACCGGCTCGACCCACGCATACGGGCGCGGCCGGTAGCGCATCCCGCCGTAGAGCTCCTGGCTGAAGACCCGGCTGAGGCTGAACCAGGCCGCCCGGCCCTCCAGGCGGGGTTCGAGCATCGCGGTGCCTGCCCGCGACGCCCGCCAGGCCAGGCGGTTCTCGTCCCGGAAGCTGAGGCGGTCTTCGAAGAGGATGAAGGCGTCCGAGGCGAAGCGGTTGGTGAGGTCGAACGTCCACGCGCCCACGGGCTGGCTGACCTGCAGCGCGGCCGTCCAGCGGTAGCGGTTGACGTCCCGCTCGAAACCGGCTTCGAACTGCCGGACCGGCTGGGCCCGCACGACCGGCACCGCGATCAGCACCGCCAGCACCAGGGCCGTCCGGCGGTACCGCCGTCGCCTCCCTGTTCCCTCGCTTCCGCTCATGGCATGGATCCTGTCCCGGAGGTCGGAGGCCTGGCCGCCCGGATCGTGTCCGGTCGTATCCGTCTTCGGGAGGGCCCGCGTTCGGATCGACCCGCAGGGCGGTCGCTCAGCCCGGTGGCCAGCGCAGCCGCCGCCCTCCGATCAGGTGCAGGTGCAGGTGGGGTACGGTCTGCAGGGCGTCCGGGCCGTTGTTGAAGACGGTCCGGTAACCTCCGCTGAGCCCTTCCTGCGCGGCCACGCGTTGGGCGACCACGAACAGGTGGCCCACCAGCGGGGCGTCCTCCTCGGTCAGGGCGTCGAGGCTGGGAATGGGCTTGCGCGGGATCACCAGCAGGTGCACCGGCGCCTGCGGGTTGATGTCCCGGATCACCAGGCAGTGTTCGTCTTCGTAGACGATGTCCGCCGGAATCTCCCGGTCGGCGATCTTCTGGAAAAGCGTCTTGTTCTCGGCCATGGCCTCACGCTGCTCATGAACCTTTCGGGCTCGCCAATATACCCCAATCCGTCGTCCGACAAAAGGGTAGAACCATCGACCGGCTCGCCCGTCTCAAGAAGGCTTCCCGCCTCGTTGCTCGTTGGAACATGTAATCGCCGTGACGGTCTCTCTGTAGCGCGCCGCCCTGATCCTTCCACCCTCCGCAATCCGAAACACGACCCGCTCGCCGGACCCCGCTACCACCCCGGCCGGTTCAATCGTTCTCCTGCCGCCATGCCCACGGTCTACGTCACCCGGAAGGTTCGCTTCAACGCCGCCCACCGCCTGCACAACCCGGCCCGATCCGACGCGTGGAACCGGGAGACGTTCGGCAAATGCAACAACCCGAACTGGCACGGGCACAACTACACGCTGGAGGTGACCGTCGCCGGCGAGCCGGATCCGGAGACCGGCTATGTGATCGACCTCGGCGTGCTCAAGCGTATCCTCGAGGAAAAGGTGGTGGCCAAATGCGACCACGCCAACCTGAACCTCGACGTGGATTTCATGCAGGGTGTTCTGCCTTCGACCGAAAACTTCGCCGTGGCGATCTGGCACCAGCTCGTCGATGCCCTGCCTTCGGGACGGCTGGTGTCGGTGCGGCTGTATGAGACCGAGCACAACATGGCCGAATACCGCGGCGAGTGACGGCCGTGTTACACGGCCCGATCGCCACCTTTTTTGTCTCAGCCTGGATAGAACGACATGAAACCGCAGGAGCGGGGCGTGCAGCGTTTTCCCCTGCACCTCGACGACGACGAAGCAACGATGGAGCCGGCGGCGGCCGTCGCCTATGACGAAGCGGTGACGGCGGCCCTCAGCGGCCACGTCTATGACATGCTCGCCCGGCTCGGGGAGGACCCGGACCGGGAGGGCCTCCTGAAAACCCCCGAGCGCGTGGCGAAAGCCCTGCAGTTCCTCACCCAGGGCTACACGCAGGACCCGCGCGCCATCCTCGAAAGTGCCCTGTTCGAGGAAGACTACAGCGAGATGATCCTCGTCCGGGACATCGAGGTCTTCTCGCTCTGCGAGCACCACATGCTGCCGTTCTTCGGCAAGGCGCACGTGGCCTACATCCCCAACGGCAAGATCGTGGGGCTGAGCAAGATCCCGCGTGTGGTGGACGTGTTTGCGCGGCGGCTGCAGGTGCAGGAGCGGCTGACGATCCAGATCCGCGACGCCATCGAGGAGGTGCTGCACCCGCAGGGGGTGGCGGTGGTGATCGAGGCGACGCACCTGTGCATGGTGATGCGCGGTGTGCAGAAACAGCACTCGGTCACCACCACGAGCGCCATGAGCGGCGAGTTTCTGCGCAGCACGAGCACCCGCGCCGAGTTCATGCGGCTCATCAACGGCGGCCGCTGAGCACGTCCCCGGACCCGACCGTTCGACAGACGTTGGAGGAGCAACCGTGCCGCACGTCGTCATCACCGGAGCCAGCCAGGGGATCGGTGCGGCCCTCGCCGAAGCCTTTGCCCGCGAGCCGGAAGCCCGGCTGGCCCTGCTGGCCCGTTCCCGTGACCGGCTCGAAGCCGTGGCCGCCCGCTGCCGCACGCTCGGTGCGGAGACGGCCGTCCACCCCTGCGACGTGACCGACGACGCGGCCGTCGCGGCCGTGGCCCGGGCCCTGCTCGAGGCCTGGGGGCCGCCCGACGTGCTCATCAACAACGCCGGCCTTTTCCTGCCCGGCGATGCGCTGGGCACCGGCCCGGACGACTTTCGCGCCCAGCTGGCCGTCAACCTGACGAGCGCCTTCGTGGTCACGCACGCGTTTCTTCCCGCCATGCTCGAACGCGGGGAGGGGCACGTGTTCTTCCTGGGCTCGGTCGCGTCCCTGAAGGGGTATCCGCGCGGGGTGGCCTACTGCGCCGCCAAGCACGGCGTGCTCGGGCTGGCGCGCGCCCTCCGGGCCGACACGATGCACCGGGGCCTGCGGGTGACCACGCTGTTGCCCGGGGCCACCTTCACCCCCAGCTGGGAGGGGGTGGACCTGCCCGAGGAGCGCTTCATGCCCCCGGAGGACGTCGCCCGGGCGGCCGTCGAGATCTATCGCCTGAGCGAGCGCACGGTGGTCGAAGAGATCCTCCTGCGGCCCCGCGAGGGCGACCTTTAG
This window contains:
- a CDS encoding histidine triad nucleotide-binding protein, whose protein sequence is MAENKTLFQKIADREIPADIVYEDEHCLVIRDINPQAPVHLLVIPRKPIPSLDALTEEDAPLVGHLFVVAQRVAAQEGLSGGYRTVFNNGPDALQTVPHLHLHLIGGRRLRWPPG
- a CDS encoding 6-pyruvoyl trahydropterin synthase family protein is translated as MPTVYVTRKVRFNAAHRLHNPARSDAWNRETFGKCNNPNWHGHNYTLEVTVAGEPDPETGYVIDLGVLKRILEEKVVAKCDHANLNLDVDFMQGVLPSTENFAVAIWHQLVDALPSGRLVSVRLYETEHNMAEYRGE
- the folE gene encoding GTP cyclohydrolase I FolE, which codes for MKPQERGVQRFPLHLDDDEATMEPAAAVAYDEAVTAALSGHVYDMLARLGEDPDREGLLKTPERVAKALQFLTQGYTQDPRAILESALFEEDYSEMILVRDIEVFSLCEHHMLPFFGKAHVAYIPNGKIVGLSKIPRVVDVFARRLQVQERLTIQIRDAIEEVLHPQGVAVVIEATHLCMVMRGVQKQHSVTTTSAMSGEFLRSTSTRAEFMRLINGGR
- a CDS encoding SDR family oxidoreductase, encoding MPHVVITGASQGIGAALAEAFAREPEARLALLARSRDRLEAVAARCRTLGAETAVHPCDVTDDAAVAAVARALLEAWGPPDVLINNAGLFLPGDALGTGPDDFRAQLAVNLTSAFVVTHAFLPAMLERGEGHVFFLGSVASLKGYPRGVAYCAAKHGVLGLARALRADTMHRGLRVTTLLPGATFTPSWEGVDLPEERFMPPEDVARAAVEIYRLSERTVVEEILLRPREGDL